A stretch of Gossypium hirsutum isolate 1008001.06 chromosome A06, Gossypium_hirsutum_v2.1, whole genome shotgun sequence DNA encodes these proteins:
- the LOC107887310 gene encoding ATP-dependent 6-phosphofructokinase 3, producing MDSLLAPSSTSSFPFLNNNSNNRIEHKSLPSSLCFFNLRKFSTVSFGYNRRSCRLRLSSSRRSKIKCSTSPTMSSSASPEIPQPKIVNGPGGYVLEDVPHLSDYIPDLPVYSNPLQDNPAYSVVKQYFVHVDDTVPQKIVVHKNSPRGVHFRRAGPRQKIFFDSDDVHACIVTCGGLCPGLNTVIREIVCGLFHMYGVRKVSGIDGGYRGFYAKNTVHLDPKVVNDIHKRGGTILGTSRGGHDTSKIVDSIQDRGINQVYIIGGDGTQRGASVIFEEIRRRGLKVSVAGIPKTIDNDIPVIDRSFGFDTAVEEAQRAINAAHVEAESFENGIGLVKLMGRYSGFIAMYATLASRDVDCCLIPESPFYLEGPGGLFEYIERRLKENGHMVLVIAEGAGQELLSESLQSMTQKDASGNKLLQDVALWISQRIKDHFSKERKMTINLKYIDPTYMIRAIPSNASDNVYCTLLAQSAVHGAMAGYTGFTSGLVNGRQTYIPFYRITETQNKVVITDRMWARLLSSTNQPSFLCPKEILEDQGHEESSNELLDNGKCSPN from the exons ATGGATTCCCTTCTCGCCCCTTCCTCCACGTCGTCTTTCCCTTTTCTGAACAACAATAGCAACAATAGGATTGAGCATAAATCGCTGCCATCCAGTTTGTGTTTCTTTAATTTGAGAAAGTTCAGTACGGTTAGTTTCGGTTATAATCGCCGTTCTTGTCGTTTAAGGTTGAGTAGTTCCCGTCGTTCGAAGATCAAGTGTTCGACATCTCCGACGATGTCTTCCTCCGCTTCGCCTGAGATCCCACAGCCTAAGATCGTCAACGGTCCAGGTGGTTATGTTCTTGAAGATGTCCCTCACTTATCGGATTACATCCCTGATCTTCCT GTTTATTCGAATCCGTTGCAAGACAATCCTGCATACTCAGTTGTTAA GCAATATTTTGTCCATGTAGATGACACCGTTCCTCAAAAG ATTGTTGTTCACAAGAATAGTCCAAGAGGAGTACATTTCCGACGGGCTGGACCACGTCAAAAG ATATTTTTCGACTCTGATGACGTTCATGCCTGTATTGTAACGTGTGGTGGTCTTTGCCCTGGACTCAACACCGTGATTAGAGAGATAGTATGCGGCTTGTTCCACATGTATGGTGTGAGGAAAGTTTCGGGGATAGAT GGAGGATACCGGGGCTTTTATGCTAAAAATACTGTGCATTTAGATCCCAAGGTTGTCAATGATATCCATAAACGTGGTGGAACTATCCTTGGCACATCACGAGGTGGCCATGATACCTCTAAGATTGTTGACAGCATTCAGGATCGTGGAATTAATCAG GTTTACATTATTGGTGGAGATGGAACTCAGAGAGGTGCATCTGTTATATTTGAG GAAATTAGAAGGCGTGGTCTCAAAGTTTCAGTTGCTGGAATCCCTAAAACCATTGACAATGATATCCCG gttatTGACAGGTCCTTTGGCTTTGACACTGCTGTTGAGGAGGCTCAACGTGCCATTAATGCTGCTCATGTTGAGGCTGAAAGTTTTGAGAATGGCATTGGTCTTGTGAAGTTGATGGGTCGCTACAGTG GTTTTATTGCAATGTATGCTACTCTTGCAAGCCGAGATGTGGATTGTTGCTTGATACCAGAGTCTCCCTTTTATCTTGAAGGACCTGGAGGACTTTTTGAATACATTGAGAGGCGACTTAAAGAAAATGGGCATATGGTTCTTGTGATAGCAGAGGGTGCAGGACAGGAGCTGCTTTCTGAGAGCTTGCAATCAATGACGCAGAAAGATGCTTCAGGAAACAAGCTTCTCCAGGATGTTGCGCTATGGATATCACAGAGGATCAAG GACCACTTCTCAAAAGAAAGGAAGATGACAATAAACCTCAAATATATAG ATCCTACTTATATGATCCGTGCTATTCCAAGCAATGCATCTGACAATGTTTACTGCACACTTCTTGCTCAAAGTGCTGTGCATGGAGCAATGGCTGGGTACACTGGCTTCACAAGCGGTCTTGTGAATGGAAGGCAGACATACATACCATTCTAT CGGATTACTGAGACACAGAACAAGGTAGTAATAACAGATAGGATGTGGGCAAGGCTCCTGTCTTCGACGAATCAACCAAGCTTTTTGTGCCCCAAAGAGATCCTTGAAGACCAGGGCCATGAAGAATCCTCAAACGAATTGTTGGATAATGGAAAGTGTAGCCCTAATTGA